ATAGCAGGGAGCGGGATGAGGAGATCATTCCGCTTTTTTGTAAACTTTTCCCATCTCTGATTGTTCACCTCAATACGCAGACAAAGAGACAATCCATTTATGCTTACATTTAAACCGATTGCCCTGCATGACAGGGATCTGATCAATAGTTATTTATGCAGACAGCACTACAGGGCTTCAGACCTCTGTTTCACCAACCTTTGCTGTTGGGGCTCCAAGTTCGATACTCAGTTTGCCGTGGAAGATGGGTGGCTTTTCATACGCTTCCACGACAACAACGGTCGAAACTCCTATCTCATGCCCATCGGGGGTGATGATATCCGGGAGGGAGTTCGCGTAATTATGGAGGACCATAAGCAGTTTGACACCCTCTTTCAGATGAGGGGGCTCACCCGTGAGATGATCGATGAGATTGAAGCTGCAATGCCGGGTATGTTCGACTATAAGCTAAACCGTTCGGTTTCCGACTATATTTATACCACCGAGAAGCTGACCCACCTGAGGGGAAAAAAGCTGCAGAGTAAACGCAATCATCTTAACCGCTTCAAGAGGGAGAACGACTGGAAGTATAAGTCGCTGACCGGTCATCCCGAGGTCGTGAAGGAGTGCAAGGCGATGCTCGACGACTGGATGGAGATGAACCGGGAAGAGAAAGATCCCACGTTGACCTATGATGATCATGCCACCACAATGATGCTCGATCACTTCGAAGAGTTGCAGCTGAGGGGTGGACTCATCTGCGTGAACAACCGGATCGCCGCTTTCACCATCGGCGAACCGCTCACCGATGACACCATCGTGGTGCATGTGGAGAAAGCCTTCACCACCATTCATGGAGCCTATACGATTATCAACCAGCAGTTCGCGGAACATGAAACCGAAGGTTACACCTATATCAACCGAGAGGAGGACATGGGCATCGAGAACCTGCGCAAGGCGAAGCTCTCCTACCAACCTGATATCCTGCTGGAGAAGTTTAACGCTCGGCTCAAACAACAGTAAATCATGATACGTTATGCCGATAAGCATTCACGTGAGGCGGTGAGGGCGATGTGGAAGAGCTGCTTCGGTGACCCGGATGATTATATGGATGTCTACTTCCGTCATAAGTACCGTGATGACCAGACACTGATTTATTTTGACAGGGAGAAGGCGGT
This genomic window from Dysgonomonadaceae bacterium zrk40 contains:
- a CDS encoding DUF2156 domain-containing protein gives rise to the protein MLTFKPIALHDRDLINSYLCRQHYRASDLCFTNLCCWGSKFDTQFAVEDGWLFIRFHDNNGRNSYLMPIGGDDIREGVRVIMEDHKQFDTLFQMRGLTREMIDEIEAAMPGMFDYKLNRSVSDYIYTTEKLTHLRGKKLQSKRNHLNRFKRENDWKYKSLTGHPEVVKECKAMLDDWMEMNREEKDPTLTYDDHATTMMLDHFEELQLRGGLICVNNRIAAFTIGEPLTDDTIVVHVEKAFTTIHGAYTIINQQFAEHETEGYTYINREEDMGIENLRKAKLSYQPDILLEKFNARLKQQ